Proteins encoded within one genomic window of Orcinus orca chromosome 21, mOrcOrc1.1, whole genome shotgun sequence:
- the TCIM gene encoding transcriptional and immune response regulator codes for MKAKASHPARSMSTSLRVSPSIHGYHFDTASRKKAVGNIFENIDQEALQRLFKNSGDKKAEERAKIILAIDQDLEEKTRALMALKKRTKDKLFQFLKLRKYSIKVH; via the coding sequence ATGAAAGCCAAGGCAAGCCACCCGGCCAGAAGCATGTCCACCTCATTGCGAGTAAGCCCGTCCATCCACGGCTACCACTTCGACACAGCCTCACGTAAGAAAGCCGTGGGCAACATCTTTGAAAACATAGACCAAGAAGCATTACAGAGGCTCTTCAAAAACTCTGGGGACAAGAAAGCAGAGGAGAGAGCTAAGATCATTTTGGCCATAGATCAAGATTTGGAGGAGAAAACACGAGCCCTGATGGCTCTGAAGAAGAGGACGAAAGACAAGCTTTTCCAATTTCTGAAACTGCGGAAATATTCCATCAAAGTTCACTGA